One window from the genome of Alistipes sp. ZOR0009 encodes:
- a CDS encoding SPOR domain-containing protein produces MVRFLGMLVVFLLLSSSYASAGDNPSLIITAPKQVVAGTSFTVNVEIAKNEIEGIARYQLALPQGISIEPGTCSNADFEFSNQVLKLMWYRLPKTTSLKFSFKVKTHTNIKGDLTIGGSFICITSANITKNIPAEAILVDITQSPGVNPSTVVDLKNFKPKETPAEDRTLTFVPATQQMESVKMVSKALRQAPNFDPKSNSYLVSILLDKGNATKYAKLEEAIPEGYTAEPVETRGGIFDFKEGKVKFLWLELPSQTRYFVSYRLKPKGATTATSRPTISGYFAFINGDNTEVHEVAQVQDDIKKFALGSEVGTATSQGGARDIPIKYVGIAKQAGKETKTAEVKAPHEEVKPAAEKKAAAKVDDKAPATTTPVVATKPDTQKPEPAKETSKAVTKEAPKETSKTVTKETTKEANESTSKKPVEGVIFKVQLAAVSKEADKAGADEKFKILSSFAKEEANGLIRYLIGPYQTYQEALDAKNKAKSNGIKDVFIAPYNSKGVRISIKDAFASEKN; encoded by the coding sequence ATGGTGCGTTTTTTGGGAATGTTGGTGGTGTTTTTGTTGCTTTCGAGCTCCTATGCAAGTGCTGGAGATAATCCGTCGTTAATAATTACGGCTCCAAAGCAGGTTGTTGCGGGGACATCCTTTACAGTTAACGTAGAAATAGCAAAAAATGAAATAGAAGGGATTGCCCGCTACCAGCTGGCGCTTCCTCAAGGTATCAGCATTGAACCTGGTACCTGCTCTAATGCCGATTTTGAGTTTAGCAACCAGGTGCTAAAGCTCATGTGGTACCGTCTTCCCAAAACTACCTCGCTAAAGTTCTCGTTTAAGGTTAAAACGCACACCAACATTAAGGGAGACCTAACCATTGGCGGCTCGTTTATCTGCATTACCTCTGCCAATATCACCAAAAACATACCAGCCGAAGCCATCTTGGTCGACATCACCCAGTCGCCAGGGGTAAACCCAAGCACGGTTGTAGACTTAAAGAACTTCAAACCCAAAGAAACTCCTGCCGAAGATAGGACGCTAACCTTTGTACCCGCAACCCAGCAAATGGAGTCGGTAAAAATGGTATCGAAGGCGCTAAGGCAGGCACCCAACTTCGACCCAAAAAGTAACTCGTACCTAGTAAGCATACTGCTAGATAAGGGCAATGCCACCAAATATGCCAAGCTCGAGGAGGCCATCCCCGAAGGGTATACCGCCGAACCGGTGGAGACACGTGGAGGAATCTTCGACTTTAAGGAGGGAAAGGTAAAATTCCTTTGGCTCGAGCTACCCAGCCAAACCCGCTACTTTGTTAGCTACAGGCTGAAACCCAAAGGCGCAACAACGGCAACCAGCCGACCTACCATCAGCGGGTACTTTGCCTTTATCAACGGCGACAATACCGAGGTGCACGAGGTTGCCCAAGTACAGGACGATATCAAGAAGTTTGCACTTGGCTCCGAGGTTGGCACCGCTACCTCGCAAGGCGGCGCTCGCGACATACCTATTAAATATGTAGGTATTGCAAAGCAAGCTGGCAAGGAAACCAAAACGGCAGAAGTGAAGGCTCCACACGAAGAGGTAAAACCTGCCGCTGAGAAGAAGGCTGCAGCAAAGGTTGACGACAAAGCACCAGCGACCACCACCCCTGTTGTGGCAACAAAACCTGATACCCAAAAGCCCGAACCAGCCAAGGAGACCTCCAAAGCGGTAACCAAAGAAGCCCCCAAAGAGACTTCGAAAACCGTAACCAAGGAAACCACCAAGGAGGCCAACGAAAGTACCAGCAAAAAGCCTGTAGAAGGCGTCATCTTTAAGGTGCAGCTGGCCGCTGTTAGCAAGGAGGCCGACAAGGCAGGTGCCGACGAGAAATTTAAAATACTAAGCTCCTTCGCAAAGGAGGAAGCAAATGGTCTTATACGCTACTTAATTGGCCCTTACCAAACGTACCAGGAGGCGCTGGATGCCAAGAATAAGGCAAAAAGTAATGGCATTAAAGACGTATTTATAGCCCCCTACAATAGCAAGGGTGTACGGATTAGCATTAAGGATGCTTTTGCATCAGAAAAAAATTAG
- a CDS encoding nucleoside kinase, which yields MQHKVEIIVENVGLREKIDPGMSLGEIAQQLNVGLKQPILGAFVNNKLRELSYKVFSPKVVRFIDINHPSGRRMYERSLFFVLSMAIKEILPGKNLRVEHSISKGYYCEIEGMASIDPKIVMAISNRMKEIINENLPFRREKMLTEDAIPMFEKEGMLQKVKLLKTKPKLFTSVYFLNGIIDYYYEELIPSTGLLTNFDLVNYFEGMLLMIPRKDNPEKLEDIILQNKMFDVFQEQKDWLTIIGAETIGDINRIILDGNGGDLIKVAEALHEKKVAQVADQIFCRKDVQLALISGPSSSGKTTFSKRLAIQLRVLGLKPVVIGMDDYFVDREHTPKDENGDYDFESIYAVDIDLFNKDLTALMNGESIQVPRFDFATGRRTYDGHTLALEKNSIIVVEGIHALNPLLTSKIEERRKFKIYLSALTSISMDRHNHIPTTDNRLIRRIVRDARYRSYSAYDTIKRWPSVRKGEDKNIFPYQEYADVMFNSALLYELAVLKHYAEPLLREVPPTAHEFAEAHRLLKFLGYFVPLAENEIPPTSILREFLGGSSFKF from the coding sequence ATGCAGCACAAAGTTGAAATTATAGTCGAAAATGTAGGATTAAGAGAGAAGATAGATCCAGGAATGTCGCTTGGAGAAATCGCGCAGCAGCTTAACGTTGGCTTAAAGCAACCTATTCTTGGCGCCTTCGTAAACAACAAGCTCCGGGAACTTTCTTACAAAGTATTCTCACCAAAGGTTGTTCGGTTTATAGACATAAATCATCCTTCGGGCCGAAGAATGTACGAACGCTCGCTCTTCTTTGTGCTATCGATGGCGATCAAGGAGATTCTTCCGGGCAAAAACCTTCGGGTGGAGCACTCCATATCGAAAGGCTACTACTGCGAAATAGAGGGAATGGCAAGCATCGACCCCAAAATCGTGATGGCGATATCGAACAGGATGAAGGAGATTATCAACGAAAACCTGCCATTCCGACGCGAAAAAATGCTCACCGAGGATGCAATACCGATGTTCGAAAAGGAAGGTATGCTCCAAAAAGTGAAGCTTCTAAAAACTAAGCCCAAGCTATTTACCTCGGTATACTTCCTAAACGGCATCATAGACTACTACTACGAAGAGCTAATTCCATCGACAGGCTTACTTACCAACTTCGACTTGGTTAACTACTTCGAAGGAATGCTGCTGATGATTCCCCGAAAGGACAACCCCGAAAAGCTCGAGGATATCATCCTTCAGAATAAGATGTTCGATGTATTCCAAGAGCAAAAAGATTGGCTAACAATTATTGGAGCAGAAACGATTGGCGATATCAACCGCATAATACTAGACGGAAACGGCGGCGACCTTATTAAGGTGGCAGAGGCGCTCCACGAAAAAAAGGTTGCCCAAGTTGCCGACCAAATATTTTGCCGCAAGGATGTGCAGCTAGCTCTAATTTCAGGGCCATCATCCAGCGGAAAAACAACCTTCTCCAAAAGGCTGGCCATACAGCTTCGGGTGCTTGGATTAAAGCCAGTTGTAATTGGCATGGACGACTACTTTGTAGACCGAGAGCATACCCCAAAGGACGAGAATGGGGATTACGACTTCGAATCCATTTACGCCGTAGATATCGATCTCTTCAACAAAGATCTTACCGCCCTTATGAACGGAGAGTCGATACAGGTGCCCCGATTCGACTTTGCAACCGGAAGGCGCACGTACGATGGGCATACCCTAGCGCTAGAGAAGAACAGCATAATTGTTGTGGAAGGCATCCACGCGTTAAACCCGCTGCTTACCTCAAAAATAGAGGAGCGGAGAAAGTTTAAAATCTACCTCTCTGCCCTAACCTCCATTTCGATGGATAGGCACAACCACATACCGACCACCGACAACCGGCTTATTCGCCGTATTGTTCGAGATGCGCGCTACCGCAGCTACTCGGCGTACGACACCATAAAGCGCTGGCCAAGCGTAAGAAAAGGAGAGGATAAAAACATATTTCCCTACCAAGAGTACGCCGACGTGATGTTCAACTCGGCGCTCCTTTACGAGCTGGCCGTGCTGAAGCACTATGCCGAGCCGCTTCTTAGGGAAGTTCCGCCCACTGCACACGAATTTGCAGAGGCCCATCGGCTTCTTAAGTTCTTAGGATACTTTGTCCCTCTTGCCGAAAACGAAATTCCGCCTACATCTATTTTAAGAGAATTTTTAGGAGGAAGCAGCTTTAAGTTTTAA
- a CDS encoding DUF2851 family protein, whose product MNEEFLQFLWKFQLFDVENLYCTTGEKVVPLHVGSHNTAAGPDFFNAKIQIGEEVWAGNVEIHQRTSDWVRHNHHKNKAYDNVILHVVAHDDDSTIHRTTGSLIKCAVMNFNSQLEERYREIQNSTGWVACEPHIKKVDEFVVKQLMGRLLVERLGKRVEAIQQELIRTSKNWEEVFYIFLLRTFGFSINALPFELLAKSLPYQLILKHRNRRMAVEALLFGQSGLLEKVVDDEYYRSLKAEYAFLRAKYKLKPLEGSLWKFLRTRPHNFPTIRIAQLAAVLCREVNLFSMVISCRNIQEFKRFFEDAEVSDYWISHFAFGSPSKGRSKWLGDSALNLLAINLWIPFVFAYGHFNDSYSFKERALDLLETISPDDNSLIDKWRELGMPTGSAFYTQALLHLKSEYCDLKKCLHCSIGKKIVEGAS is encoded by the coding sequence ATGAACGAAGAGTTTCTTCAGTTTTTGTGGAAATTTCAGCTTTTCGATGTTGAAAACCTGTACTGCACTACGGGCGAAAAGGTGGTGCCTCTCCATGTTGGTAGCCACAACACTGCTGCCGGGCCCGATTTTTTCAATGCAAAGATCCAAATTGGCGAGGAGGTTTGGGCTGGGAATGTTGAGATTCATCAGCGAACATCAGATTGGGTGCGGCATAACCATCATAAAAATAAGGCGTACGACAATGTAATTCTACATGTTGTTGCTCATGATGACGACTCTACTATACATAGGACAACCGGTAGCCTCATAAAGTGCGCTGTGATGAACTTTAACTCGCAGTTGGAGGAGCGCTACCGCGAAATACAAAATTCAACCGGCTGGGTGGCATGTGAGCCGCACATCAAAAAGGTCGACGAGTTTGTTGTTAAGCAGCTGATGGGCCGATTGCTGGTGGAGCGGCTGGGGAAGCGGGTAGAGGCCATACAGCAGGAGCTGATCCGAACTTCGAAAAATTGGGAGGAGGTATTTTACATTTTCCTGTTGAGAACCTTTGGTTTCTCCATAAACGCCCTTCCGTTCGAGCTGCTGGCTAAGTCGCTTCCTTATCAGCTGATCCTAAAGCATCGTAACCGAAGAATGGCCGTAGAAGCGCTGCTTTTTGGGCAGTCGGGCTTGTTGGAGAAGGTTGTTGATGATGAGTATTACCGTAGCTTAAAAGCGGAGTATGCTTTTTTGCGCGCTAAGTATAAGCTAAAGCCGCTGGAGGGCAGCTTGTGGAAATTTTTACGCACTCGTCCCCATAATTTCCCAACTATCCGCATCGCTCAGCTTGCTGCCGTGCTATGCCGCGAGGTGAATCTTTTTTCGATGGTCATTTCGTGTAGAAACATTCAAGAGTTTAAGCGTTTTTTCGAGGATGCCGAAGTGTCGGATTACTGGATCTCCCATTTTGCATTTGGGAGCCCTTCTAAAGGTCGCTCAAAATGGCTGGGCGATAGCGCTCTTAACTTGCTGGCAATAAATCTCTGGATTCCTTTTGTTTTTGCATATGGCCATTTTAACGATAGCTACTCGTTTAAAGAGCGAGCCTTGGATTTGCTTGAGACTATTTCTCCTGACGACAATTCGCTTATTGATAAGTGGAGGGAGTTGGGGATGCCCACAGGTAGCGCCTTCTACACTCAGGCGCTGCTGCATCTAAAGAGCGAATACTGCGATCTGAAAAAATGTCTGCACTGCTCGATAGGCAAAAAAATAGTGGAGGGGGCATCTTAA
- the rpsO gene encoding 30S ribosomal protein S15, with protein MSYLTAEKKEEIFQQYGKSNIDTGSAEGQIALFSYRINHLTGHLKTHRKDYDTQRSLLKLVGKRRRLLEYLKDTEIERYRAIIKALNLRK; from the coding sequence ATGAGCTATTTAACAGCAGAAAAGAAAGAAGAGATTTTTCAACAGTACGGGAAGTCTAATATCGACACTGGCTCAGCAGAAGGTCAGATTGCGCTATTTTCATACCGTATCAATCACTTAACCGGGCATCTCAAAACTCACCGTAAGGACTATGACACTCAGCGTTCGCTACTTAAGTTGGTGGGTAAGAGAAGAAGACTGCTCGAATATTTGAAGGATACAGAAATTGAAAGATATAGAGCAATCATTAAGGCTCTTAACTTGAGAAAATAA
- the pnp gene encoding polyribonucleotide nucleotidyltransferase: MYNAIQKTIDLGDGRVIEIETGKLAKQADGSVVVKMGKTMLLATVTAAKDAKEDVDFMPLSVDYKEKFAATGRFPGGFMKREAKPSDYEILVSRLVDRALRPLFPDDFHAEVFVTVNLISADKDIMPDALAGLAASAALAVSDIPFNGPISEVRVARVNGEMMINPTFSQLKQADIDIMVAATIDNIMMVEGEMKEVSETDMLEAIKFAHEAIKKHCTAQMELAEMVGKTVKRTYCHERNDDELREQVWTATYDKVYEVAKGMTSKHERSDKFAAVLEEYKTTLPEEVLAEKAALVGRYFHDVQKEAMRRMIIDEGLRLDGRDTKTIRPIWSEVDYLPAAHGSAVFTRGETQSLTTVTLGTKLDEKQVDEVLIQGTEQFVLHYNFPPFSTGDARASRGLSRREVGHGNLAFRALKPVVPLNPENPYAVRIVSDILESNGSSSMATVCAGTLALMDAGVKIKRPVSGIAMGLIADKKTGKFAVLSDILGDEDHLGDMDFKVTGTENGITATQMDIKVDGLSYEVLSQALEQARAGRMHILGKILETMKEPREDFKPHVPRIEQLIIPKEFIGAVIGPGGKIIQEIQKETNTTITISEVDSKGIVDIYSEDRDGLQAAAQKIKAIVAVPEEGEIYRGKVKSILQFGAFVEILPGKDGLLHISEIDHKRVEKVEDVLKEGDIIDVKLIEVDKKTGKLKLSRRALLPKPEQAPREPRPDGPKRGDRPANPNKAD, translated from the coding sequence ATGTATAATGCTATCCAGAAAACAATCGACCTTGGTGATGGCAGAGTTATCGAGATTGAAACTGGCAAGTTAGCCAAGCAAGCCGATGGCTCAGTGGTTGTTAAGATGGGCAAGACAATGCTTCTTGCTACGGTTACCGCCGCTAAAGATGCTAAAGAGGATGTTGATTTTATGCCTCTATCGGTTGATTACAAGGAAAAATTTGCAGCTACAGGGCGTTTCCCTGGTGGCTTTATGAAGCGTGAAGCAAAGCCTTCTGACTACGAAATTCTTGTATCTCGTTTGGTAGACCGAGCTCTTCGTCCGCTATTCCCTGATGATTTTCATGCAGAAGTTTTTGTTACCGTAAACCTAATTTCTGCCGATAAAGATATTATGCCCGACGCCCTAGCCGGATTGGCAGCATCGGCAGCATTAGCCGTTTCTGATATTCCGTTCAACGGACCTATTTCGGAGGTGCGCGTTGCCCGTGTTAACGGTGAAATGATGATTAATCCTACTTTTTCTCAGCTAAAGCAGGCAGATATCGACATCATGGTTGCCGCTACTATCGACAATATAATGATGGTAGAAGGTGAAATGAAGGAAGTTTCTGAAACTGACATGCTAGAGGCTATTAAGTTTGCGCATGAGGCAATAAAAAAGCATTGTACTGCTCAAATGGAGTTGGCTGAAATGGTGGGAAAAACCGTAAAGCGTACTTACTGCCATGAGCGTAATGATGATGAGCTTCGCGAGCAGGTTTGGACTGCTACCTACGATAAGGTATACGAGGTGGCTAAAGGAATGACCTCTAAGCATGAGCGTTCTGACAAGTTTGCGGCCGTTTTAGAGGAGTATAAAACCACTCTTCCTGAAGAGGTTCTTGCAGAAAAGGCAGCCTTAGTAGGTCGCTACTTCCATGATGTGCAAAAGGAGGCAATGCGTCGTATGATTATTGACGAAGGGTTGCGTTTGGATGGTCGTGATACCAAAACGATTCGTCCAATTTGGAGTGAGGTAGACTACCTTCCTGCAGCTCATGGTTCTGCTGTGTTTACTCGTGGCGAAACCCAGTCGCTTACGACCGTAACCTTAGGTACTAAACTTGACGAAAAACAAGTTGATGAGGTTCTTATTCAAGGAACTGAGCAATTTGTATTGCATTATAACTTCCCTCCATTTTCGACAGGTGACGCTCGTGCATCACGTGGCTTAAGCCGTCGTGAGGTGGGACACGGAAACTTGGCATTCCGCGCTCTTAAGCCTGTGGTACCTTTGAATCCAGAAAATCCATACGCAGTTCGTATTGTTTCTGATATTCTAGAATCAAACGGTTCTTCATCTATGGCTACTGTATGTGCAGGTACACTTGCGCTTATGGATGCTGGTGTTAAGATTAAGCGTCCAGTTTCTGGTATTGCCATGGGGCTTATCGCTGATAAGAAGACCGGTAAATTTGCTGTACTTTCAGACATTCTTGGAGATGAAGATCACTTAGGTGATATGGACTTCAAGGTGACCGGTACTGAAAACGGGATTACGGCTACCCAGATGGACATCAAGGTGGATGGTTTATCCTATGAGGTGCTATCTCAAGCTTTAGAGCAAGCTCGTGCTGGACGTATGCATATCCTAGGTAAGATCCTAGAAACAATGAAGGAGCCTCGCGAGGACTTCAAGCCTCACGTGCCACGTATTGAGCAGTTGATTATTCCAAAAGAATTTATTGGTGCTGTTATTGGGCCAGGAGGAAAGATCATTCAAGAGATCCAAAAAGAAACCAATACTACCATTACTATTTCTGAAGTAGACAGCAAGGGTATTGTTGATATCTACAGCGAAGATAGAGATGGGCTACAGGCTGCCGCTCAGAAAATTAAGGCAATAGTAGCTGTTCCTGAAGAGGGTGAAATCTACCGAGGTAAGGTTAAGTCAATTCTTCAGTTTGGTGCATTTGTAGAGATTCTTCCAGGTAAAGACGGGCTTCTTCACATTTCGGAAATTGATCATAAGCGTGTAGAAAAGGTTGAAGACGTTCTTAAGGAAGGCGATATCATTGATGTTAAGCTTATAGAGGTTGATAAAAAAACTGGCAAGCTGAAGTTGAGCCGTAGGGCGCTTCTTCCAAAACCAGAGCAGGCTCCAAGAGAACCTCGTCCTGATGGACCTAAAAGAGGGGATAGACCAGCCAATCCAAATAAGGCCGACTAG
- a CDS encoding tetratricopeptide repeat protein: protein MRNIRISYLASMVAAILLLGSCSNPEKMKKAADQVKVTCVPTSLEAKAGVVKAKINVSFPPKFFNKKAVLEVTPVLVYSGGEVLAPTKVLQGEDVKDNYQVINYETGGSYEQEVEFPFNDQLRMATLQLRVNILYKKKSIPFDQPFKLADGVSALYTMANNAAQPIFYQQTYQRVTPEQQSADILFMINQAVVRKKELTKDQVKALESYIAAAKADSVNKSFEGLAIKSYASPDGSVELNDKLSAKRGTETNKAVASVFAPKKAKKAKVAKGSSINAQVSSLGEDWDGFVALVNKSNIADKELILRVVSMYNDPNVRDREIKNISAAWPDLKNTILPALRKSSLIANVNNIGLSDDQIKAKIANKDFTNVSADQLVYGATLSSDMNYKIAAYQGAIQLDSKNYKAINNLGAIYLLQGKVADAASQFEAAAAINNDGIVKNNLGAVALAQGKVAEAEKLFIQAGDAGEQVKYNLGAIAITKGQYTAAVDYLAGTNSFNQALALLLVGKTENSAKVLEQVNSPKGYYLKAVIAARQGNESAVLSNLKQAISGDASLKKLAVTEYEFRAYLQNAAFQAIAQ, encoded by the coding sequence ATGAGAAACATTCGTATTAGCTATTTAGCATCGATGGTGGCTGCTATTCTACTTCTAGGAAGTTGTAGCAATCCAGAAAAGATGAAGAAAGCTGCTGATCAAGTGAAGGTGACTTGTGTTCCTACCTCATTGGAAGCTAAGGCTGGAGTGGTAAAGGCGAAGATTAACGTTAGCTTTCCTCCAAAATTCTTTAACAAGAAGGCGGTTCTAGAAGTAACTCCTGTTCTTGTTTACAGTGGTGGCGAAGTTCTTGCACCAACCAAGGTTCTTCAAGGTGAAGACGTAAAGGATAACTACCAAGTTATTAACTACGAAACAGGTGGTAGCTACGAGCAAGAAGTTGAATTCCCTTTCAACGATCAATTGCGCATGGCAACACTTCAGCTTCGTGTAAATATTCTTTACAAGAAGAAGTCAATTCCTTTCGATCAACCATTTAAGTTGGCAGATGGAGTTAGCGCTCTTTACACAATGGCAAACAACGCTGCTCAACCTATTTTCTACCAACAAACTTACCAAAGAGTTACCCCAGAGCAACAAAGCGCTGACATTCTATTTATGATCAACCAAGCAGTTGTTCGTAAGAAAGAACTTACAAAAGATCAAGTTAAGGCTCTAGAGTCTTACATTGCTGCTGCTAAGGCTGACTCTGTAAACAAATCTTTCGAAGGTCTTGCTATCAAATCTTACGCTTCTCCAGACGGTTCTGTAGAGCTTAATGATAAGCTATCTGCAAAGCGTGGTACTGAAACTAACAAGGCTGTAGCATCTGTTTTTGCACCTAAAAAAGCGAAGAAGGCTAAGGTTGCTAAGGGATCTTCAATCAATGCTCAAGTTTCATCTCTTGGTGAAGACTGGGACGGATTTGTTGCTTTAGTTAACAAGTCTAATATTGCTGATAAGGAACTTATTCTTCGCGTTGTTTCTATGTACAATGATCCAAACGTACGTGATCGCGAAATCAAGAATATTTCTGCTGCATGGCCAGATCTTAAGAACACCATTCTTCCTGCTCTTAGAAAGTCTAGCTTAATTGCTAATGTTAACAACATTGGTCTTTCTGACGATCAGATCAAGGCTAAGATTGCTAACAAAGACTTTACTAATGTATCTGCAGATCAGTTGGTTTATGGTGCAACTCTTTCTTCTGATATGAACTACAAGATTGCAGCTTACCAAGGTGCTATCCAACTAGATTCTAAGAACTACAAGGCAATTAACAACCTAGGAGCTATCTACCTACTTCAAGGTAAGGTTGCTGACGCTGCTTCTCAATTCGAGGCTGCTGCTGCAATCAACAATGACGGTATTGTAAAGAATAACCTAGGAGCTGTTGCTCTAGCTCAAGGCAAGGTTGCTGAGGCTGAAAAATTATTCATCCAAGCAGGTGATGCTGGTGAGCAGGTTAAGTACAACCTTGGTGCAATTGCTATAACTAAGGGTCAATACACTGCAGCAGTAGATTACCTTGCAGGTACAAACTCATTCAACCAAGCTCTTGCTCTTCTTCTTGTAGGCAAGACTGAAAATTCTGCAAAAGTTCTTGAGCAAGTAAATTCACCTAAGGGGTACTACCTAAAGGCTGTTATTGCTGCTCGTCAAGGAAACGAATCTGCAGTATTGAGCAACTTGAAGCAAGCTATTTCTGGTGATGCTTCTTTAAAGAAACTTGCTGTAACAGAGTACGAATTCCGTGCTTACCTTCAAAATGCAGCATTCCAGGCAATTGCTCAGTAA
- a CDS encoding RNA methyltransferase, which produces MRKLEIHELNRIDVEEFKRVEKYPIAIVLDNVRSQNNIGSVFRTGDAFRVEKVVLTGICSTPPNKEIHKTALGAEKSVTWEYFGECLDAIKQLKEEGYTIIAVEQVEGSIKLQNFEVKKEEKYALIFGNEVKGVDEEVVKASNLAIEIPQEGTKHSLNVSVTAGIIMWDFFRKMAL; this is translated from the coding sequence ATGAGGAAGCTAGAAATACACGAGTTAAACAGAATAGATGTTGAAGAGTTCAAAAGAGTCGAAAAATACCCTATAGCAATCGTTCTCGATAACGTCAGAAGCCAAAACAACATAGGCTCCGTATTTCGTACAGGAGATGCCTTTAGAGTTGAAAAAGTGGTGCTAACAGGAATTTGTTCAACTCCCCCCAATAAGGAAATCCACAAAACGGCATTGGGCGCAGAAAAGAGCGTTACATGGGAATACTTTGGCGAATGCCTCGATGCCATAAAACAGCTAAAAGAAGAGGGTTATACCATAATTGCTGTAGAACAAGTGGAAGGTAGCATTAAGCTCCAAAATTTCGAGGTGAAAAAAGAAGAGAAATACGCGCTAATATTCGGTAACGAAGTAAAAGGTGTGGACGAAGAAGTTGTCAAGGCGAGTAATCTCGCCATAGAAATTCCACAAGAAGGGACAAAACATTCCCTAAATGTGTCGGTAACGGCAGGTATTATTATGTGGGACTTTTTTAGAAAAATGGCCTTATAA
- the sucC gene encoding ADP-forming succinate--CoA ligase subunit beta, giving the protein MNLHEYQAKEILTGYGVQVPYGILAYTPQEARNAATQIEDKTGSKLWVIKAQVHAGGRGKGGGVKVAKTLDMVEDVAEKIIGMHLVTPQTTSEGKLVRKVLVTQDVYYPGESEPKELYLSILLDRKLGKNAIVFSTEGGMDIEEVAHKTPQLIHKEVVEPVGLQENQIRNIAFKLGLRGESLKNFGKFIRAAYDAYLKSDASLLEINPLLKASDNKIFAVDAKMSIDDNALFRHPNIAAYRDKDEEDLFEVEASESNLNFIKLDGNVGCMVNGAGLAMATMDIIKLSGGEPANFLDVGGGANATTVEAGFRIILKDPNVKAILINVFGGIVRCDRVAQGIVGAYQKIGAIDVPVIVRLQGTNAVEGKRILDESGLKVLSAISLLDAAKLVKDAVG; this is encoded by the coding sequence ATGAATCTACACGAGTATCAGGCTAAAGAAATTCTCACCGGATATGGAGTTCAAGTTCCATATGGAATTTTGGCGTATACACCTCAAGAGGCTCGAAATGCGGCAACGCAGATAGAGGATAAAACGGGCTCAAAACTCTGGGTGATTAAGGCACAAGTACATGCTGGTGGACGCGGTAAGGGTGGCGGTGTAAAGGTGGCCAAAACATTGGATATGGTCGAAGATGTTGCTGAGAAGATTATTGGAATGCATCTCGTTACGCCGCAAACAACATCAGAAGGAAAACTTGTCAGAAAGGTGTTGGTCACTCAGGATGTTTACTATCCAGGAGAGTCTGAACCCAAGGAACTCTATTTATCCATATTGCTTGATAGAAAACTCGGTAAAAATGCCATCGTCTTTTCGACCGAGGGTGGTATGGATATAGAGGAGGTTGCACATAAAACACCTCAGCTAATCCACAAGGAAGTTGTGGAGCCAGTCGGTTTACAGGAAAATCAGATTCGAAATATTGCATTTAAGTTAGGCTTGAGAGGAGAAAGCCTAAAGAACTTCGGAAAGTTTATTAGAGCGGCTTACGATGCTTACCTGAAATCGGACGCTTCTTTACTTGAAATTAATCCGCTTTTAAAGGCTTCTGATAATAAAATATTCGCTGTTGATGCCAAAATGAGCATTGATGATAACGCGCTATTTCGTCATCCTAATATTGCGGCTTATAGAGATAAAGACGAGGAGGATTTATTTGAAGTAGAGGCTTCAGAAAGCAACCTTAACTTTATAAAACTGGATGGGAATGTCGGGTGTATGGTGAATGGAGCCGGCTTGGCAATGGCTACAATGGATATTATTAAGCTTTCAGGTGGAGAGCCCGCCAACTTTTTGGATGTTGGAGGAGGGGCTAATGCAACTACCGTCGAAGCAGGGTTTAGAATAATTCTTAAGGATCCCAATGTAAAGGCGATTCTCATTAATGTATTTGGCGGTATTGTTCGCTGCGATAGGGTTGCTCAAGGTATTGTTGGCGCTTATCAAAAAATAGGAGCCATTGATGTGCCAGTGATAGTTCGTTTGCAGGGGACAAATGCTGTAGAAGGTAAGAGAATTTTGGATGAATCTGGACTAAAAGTTTTATCTGCGATATCCTTGCTAGATGCTGCAAAGCTGGTTAAGGATGCAGTTGGTTGA